One Serratia liquefaciens genomic window, TGCGCCAACAGGTGTGGATCCACCATCTGGATTTACAGGCCGGTGAGCAGCAGACGCTGGCGTTGAACGGACCCCGTGCGTACCTGCAGTCGATTCACGGCACCATCGAAGCCCAAGGCAATAACCACGATGGCCAGAGCCTGACGTGCGGTGATGGAGCATTTATCCACGAGGAGAACCGTCTGACGATCCGCGCCAAAACGCCACTGCGCGCGTTGCTGATCGATCTGCCGGTCTGAGTCACATCCTGAAAGGAAAAAACCCCGCGTAACTTGCGTTACGCGGGGTTTTCTTTATAGAGGGAGTTGACCGGTAAGCCGGGTTCTGTCGTGGACAGTCATTCCTCTAGGCCAGCAATCGCTCACTGGCTCAAGCAGCCTACCCGGGTTCAGTACGGGCCGTACCATGTGAACCCCTATTTGGCCTTGCTCCGGGTGGAGTTTACCGTGCCACGAACTGTTGCCAGTCGCGCGGTGCGCTCTTACCGCACCCTTTCACCCTTACCTGATCCCGCTTGCGCGGGCCATCGGCGGTTTGCTCTCTGTTGCACTAGTCGTAGGCTTGCGCCTCCCAGGCGTTACCTGGCACCCTGCCCTATGGAGCCCGGACTTTCCTCCCCTCCATCTGTCTCCCCCGAAAGGGACGGCAATGAAGCGGCGACTGTCTGGTCAACTCCGGCGCGGATAGTAGCGTTGCGCTCACGGCAGGTCAACCGCTTTACTGTTCTTGTTGCTCCAATGCGTATTTATACAACGCATTTTTCTTCACGCCGTGGATCTCCGCCGCCAGCGCGGCCGCCTTTTTCAACGGTAATTCTTTTTGCAGCAGCGCCAGGGTCCGCAACGCCTCCAGCGGCAGTGCATCTTCCTGTGCTTTGTGGCCTTCAACGATCAGCACCATCTCGCCGCGACGACGCACTTCGTCTTCCTGCACCCAGGCCAGCAATTCGCCGACCGGCGCACCGGTAATGGATTCCCAGGTTTTGGTCAGCTCACGCGCCAGCACCACGTAACGCTGCGGCCCCCACACGGTCACCATGTCTTGCAAACTTTCCAGCAGACGGTGGGTTGATTCGTAGAAAATCAGCGTGCGCGGTTCCTCTGCCAGCGCCATCAGCGTATCCTTACGCCCCTTGGTTTTCGCCGGCAGGAACCCTTCGTAACAGAAGCGGTCTGAAGCCAGACCGGCAGCGCACAGCGCGGTGGTTGCCGCACAGGCGCCCGGCAGCGGTACCACGCGGATACCGGCTTCGCGGCAGCGGCGCACCAGGTGGTAGCCGGGATCGTTAATCAAGGGCGTACCGGCGTCGGAAACCAGCGCAATGCTCTGGCCTTCCTGCAATTTCGCCAGCAGTTGATCTGCCTTTTGCTGTTCGTTATGGTCATGCAACGCAAACAACCGCGCGCTAATCGCAAAGTGTTGCAACAGCAACCCGGTATGGCGCGTGTCCTCCGCCGCAATCAGATCAACGCTTTTCAGTACCTCTAACGCACGGTGGGTAATATCCCCTAAATTGCCGATTGGGGTGGGCACCACATACAGCGTTGATGCAGAAATGACTGATTGTTGGTGTTGATTCATTGTTTCATCCGGATTGCCGATTTAATATTAAGCATCTTGAAAAAAACATCACTGGATACAGTATGCTTTCCTCAACATTCGTTCGTACCAAAGCAGGGCGTTCAAAGCCTGTCCGACTTACCGCAGTTATCGCGGCAGCCCTTTTCCTTGCAGGCTGCCCGAGTCAGGCCCCGCAGACGCCGCCCGCTAATATACAGGACGAAGCGAGCGCCAGTTCCGATTACTATCTGCAGCAGCTGCAGCAAAGCAGCAATGATAACAAGGCTGACTGGCAATTACTTGCTATTCGCGCGTTGCTGCGCGAAGGGAAACTGCCGCAGGCCAGTGAACAACTGAACCAGCTGCCGAAAAACCTCAGCAGCGTTCAACTGGTGGAGCGCCAGTTATTGAGCGCCGAGCTGCAGGTGGCGAACAATAGCTATGTCGCGGCCCGCACTACGCTGAGCCATCTGGATACCGGCTCGTTGTCGACCAACCAACGAGTGCGCTTCTACCAGGCACAGATTGCTGCCAATCAGGGTAAACCTTCGCTGCCGCTGATCCGTGCTTATATCGAGCAAGAACCGCTGGTGACCGGCAAAGCGCATCAAACCAATCTGGACCAAACCTGGCTGTCCCTGCTGCAGCTGACGTCGCAGGACATGAACAGTCTGGTGATCAACGCCAATGAGAATGTACTGCAAGGCTGGTTGGATCTGCTGCGCGTTTATCAGGACAACAAGCAGGATCCCGATCTGCTGAAGGCCGGCATTAAAGATTGGCAGAATCGCTACCCGCAGAACCCAGCGGCGAAAACCCTGCCTACTCAGTTGAACCAGGTGTTGAACTTTACCCAGGCTTCCACTTCAAAAATCGCGCTGCTGCTGCCGTTGAACGGCCAGGCAAAAGTGTTCGCCGATGCGATCCAAAAAGGGTTTGAAGCGGCAAAAAACGGCGTGACGCCTTCCGCTCCGGTGCAACAACAGCAGCAACAGCCTACCAGCGAGCCGGTGCAGGCTCCTGCTTCGACGGATCCCAATGCCAACGGCGCAGTAAGCACGTCAGCGCCGTCAGCAGATGCTGCCCCGGTAACGGCCGCTCAGCCTTCAGCCCCATCCACCGCGCCGATTACGCCGCCGCAGGCCGCTAACGCGCAGATTAAAGTGTATGATACCTCCAGCCAGCCACTGGCCGCGCTGCTGACGCAGGCCCAGCAGGATGGAGCCACCTTGGTGGTCGGCCCGCTGCTGAAAGAAAATGTCGATCAACTGGCCGGCAGCACCACCACCCTGAACGTCTTGGCGCTCAACCAGCCGGAAACGCCGAAAGACAATCCGAACATTTGCTACTTCGCGCTTTCACCGGAAGATGAAGCCCGCGATGCTGCCCGCCACATTTGGGAACAGCAGAAACGGCAACCGCTGCTGTTGATCCCGCGCGGTGCCTTCGGCGATCGCGTTGCCAAAGCCTTTAATCAGGAGTGGCAGAAACTGGGCGGCCAAACGGTGCTGCAGCAAAATATCGGCTCCGCCGGTGAACTGCGCCAAATGGTGAACAGCGGCGGCATTCGCATGTCGGGCACGCCAATCTCCACCGCACCGGCACCGCAGGCGGTCACCATTGCCGGGCTGACCATTCCTGCGCCACCGAGTGATACGCCAGCAGCCAGCGGCGGCAGCGTAGATTCGGTCTATATCGTCGCGACCCAGTCCCAGCTGACGTTGATTAAACCGATGATCGACATGGCCACCAACTCGCGCAGCAAGCCGGCGATGTACGCCAGTTCGCGCAGCTACCAGGCCGGGGCCGGTCCGGATTTCCGCCTGGAAATGGAAGGCCTGCAGTTCAGCGATATCCCGTTGCTGGCCGGTGCCAACCCGCAGCTGTTGCAGCAGGCAAGCAGCCAGTTCCGCAACGACTACTCGCTGGTGCGCCTGTACGCCATGGGGATGGATGCCTGGACATTGTCCAACCACTTTGCTGAAATGCGCCAGTTGCCCGGCTTCCAGGTCTCCGGCACCACGGGCATGCTGACCGCCTCACCGGGTTGCGTCATCAACAGAAAACTGCCTTGGCTGCAATACCGCCAGGGCATGGTCGTCCCGGTCTCTTGAGTCAACGCGCTACAGGGGCGGGCTATGAATTACAAGCCCGCCACTATCTGGAACGCGCCGGGCTCACCTTCTTCGCCGCCAATGTTACGCTGCGCGGCGGTGAGCTCGACCTCATCATGCGCGATGGCCAAACCTGGGTGTTCGTTGAAGTACGCTACCGACGCAGCGATGCGTTTGGCGGTGCCGCCGCCAGCGTTACCTATCGCAAGCAACAGCGGTTGCTGCATGCCGCCGCCGTTTGGCTGGCGGGGCGCGGAGCCAGTTTTGACACATCGTCTTGCCGTTTTGATGTTTTGGCCATTACCGGTAACCAGTTAGAATGGATACCCAATGCCTTCAATGCGGATTAAACGCGGTTTACCGGTGCAGACCGGCCCTTTGACTTAGTGGATTAATACAACGTGCTGGATAGAATTAAAGCCTGTTTTACCGAAAGCATCCAAACCCAGATTGCGGCGGCGGAAGCTTTGCCCGACGCCATCTCGCGTGCAGCAATGACGCTGGTTCAATCCTTACTCAACGGCAATAAAATTCTGTGCTGCGGTAACGGCACCTCGGCAGCCAATGCGCAGCATTTCGCCGCCAGCATGATCAACCGCTTTGAAACCGAGCGCCCAAGCCTGCCGGCCATTGCACTGAATGCCGATAACGTGGTGCTGACCGCGATCACCAACGATCGCCTGCACGATGAAGTCTATGCCAAACAGGTTCGCGCGCTCGGCCACGCCGGCGACGTGCTGCTGGCAATTTCCACCCGCGGCAACAGCCGTGATATTGTGAAAGCGGTCGAAGCTGCCGTGACGCGTGACATGACGATTGTCGCACTTACCGGTTACGACGGTGGGGAGCTGGCCGGCTTGCTTGGCCAACAGGATGTCGAGATCCGTATCCCTTCCCACCGCAGTGCACGCATTCAGGAAATGCATATGCTGACTGTAAATTGCCTATGCGACCTGATAGATAATACGTTGTTTCCCCACCAGGACGATTAAGGAACTGAGATGAAGCTAAAAGCCACATTTGCAGTGCTGTCCAGCGCCCTGCTGTTACAAGGTTGTATTGCAGGCGTTGTCGTTGGCAGCGCCGCCGTCGCCACTAAAACGGCCACCGACCCACGCAGCGTGGGGACTCAGGTAGACGATGGGACGCTGGAAGCCCGGGTTGAAAATGCCCTGAGCAAAGATCAGCAGTTGAAGAAAGAAGCCCGGGTGGTTGCAACCGCCTATCAGGGTAAAGTCCTGCTGACCGGCCAATCGCCAAGCACCGATCTGGCGGCCCGTGCCAAGCAGATTGCCATGGGTGTTGAAGGCACCACCGAAGTGTATAACGAGATCCGTCAGGGGACGCCGGTTAGCCTGAGCACCGCCTCTTCCGATACCTGGATCACCACCAAGGTCCGTTCACAGCTGCTCACCAGCGATACGGTGAAGTCATCCAACGTGAAAGTGACCACTGAAAATGGCGAAGTGTTCTTGCTGGGCCTGGTCACCCAACAGGAAGGCCAGTCTGCGGCGCAGATCGCCAGCCAGGTGAGCGGCGTAAAACACGTCACCACCGCCTTTACCTTCGTGAAATAATCCTTCAGGCAAGGGGTCTTCCCCTTGCCGCTTTTCTGC contains:
- the dolP gene encoding division/outer membrane stress-associated lipid-binding lipoprotein, with protein sequence MKLKATFAVLSSALLLQGCIAGVVVGSAAVATKTATDPRSVGTQVDDGTLEARVENALSKDQQLKKEARVVATAYQGKVLLTGQSPSTDLAARAKQIAMGVEGTTEVYNEIRQGTPVSLSTASSDTWITTKVRSQLLTSDTVKSSNVKVTTENGEVFLLGLVTQQEGQSAAQIASQVSGVKHVTTAFTFVK
- a CDS encoding penicillin-binding protein activator translates to MLSSTFVRTKAGRSKPVRLTAVIAAALFLAGCPSQAPQTPPANIQDEASASSDYYLQQLQQSSNDNKADWQLLAIRALLREGKLPQASEQLNQLPKNLSSVQLVERQLLSAELQVANNSYVAARTTLSHLDTGSLSTNQRVRFYQAQIAANQGKPSLPLIRAYIEQEPLVTGKAHQTNLDQTWLSLLQLTSQDMNSLVINANENVLQGWLDLLRVYQDNKQDPDLLKAGIKDWQNRYPQNPAAKTLPTQLNQVLNFTQASTSKIALLLPLNGQAKVFADAIQKGFEAAKNGVTPSAPVQQQQQQPTSEPVQAPASTDPNANGAVSTSAPSADAAPVTAAQPSAPSTAPITPPQAANAQIKVYDTSSQPLAALLTQAQQDGATLVVGPLLKENVDQLAGSTTTLNVLALNQPETPKDNPNICYFALSPEDEARDAARHIWEQQKRQPLLLIPRGAFGDRVAKAFNQEWQKLGGQTVLQQNIGSAGELRQMVNSGGIRMSGTPISTAPAPQAVTIAGLTIPAPPSDTPAASGGSVDSVYIVATQSQLTLIKPMIDMATNSRSKPAMYASSRSYQAGAGPDFRLEMEGLQFSDIPLLAGANPQLLQQASSQFRNDYSLVRLYAMGMDAWTLSNHFAEMRQLPGFQVSGTTGMLTASPGCVINRKLPWLQYRQGMVVPVS
- a CDS encoding YraN family protein, which produces MSQRATGAGYELQARHYLERAGLTFFAANVTLRGGELDLIMRDGQTWVFVEVRYRRSDAFGGAAASVTYRKQQRLLHAAAVWLAGRGASFDTSSCRFDVLAITGNQLEWIPNAFNAD
- the rsmI gene encoding 16S rRNA (cytidine(1402)-2'-O)-methyltransferase; amino-acid sequence: MNQHQQSVISASTLYVVPTPIGNLGDITHRALEVLKSVDLIAAEDTRHTGLLLQHFAISARLFALHDHNEQQKADQLLAKLQEGQSIALVSDAGTPLINDPGYHLVRRCREAGIRVVPLPGACAATTALCAAGLASDRFCYEGFLPAKTKGRKDTLMALAEEPRTLIFYESTHRLLESLQDMVTVWGPQRYVVLARELTKTWESITGAPVGELLAWVQEDEVRRRGEMVLIVEGHKAQEDALPLEALRTLALLQKELPLKKAAALAAEIHGVKKNALYKYALEQQEQ
- the diaA gene encoding DnaA initiator-associating protein DiaA, which produces MLDRIKACFTESIQTQIAAAEALPDAISRAAMTLVQSLLNGNKILCCGNGTSAANAQHFAASMINRFETERPSLPAIALNADNVVLTAITNDRLHDEVYAKQVRALGHAGDVLLAISTRGNSRDIVKAVEAAVTRDMTIVALTGYDGGELAGLLGQQDVEIRIPSHRSARIQEMHMLTVNCLCDLIDNTLFPHQDD